The following are encoded in a window of Salinibacter ruber DSM 13855 genomic DNA:
- a CDS encoding ABC transporter permease, with amino-acid sequence MSALRTIGALTAREMLKFVRDRSRVLGALAQPLALWLLLGLGFQNTFQPPQGSVGGSYGAFLLPGILALVLLFTAIFSTISIVEERTSGFLQAVLVAPTPRTALVFGTTLGGTLLATVQALLFLGALPLIDLSPGVAGVGMIVAVCLLTGLAFTALGFAIAWRMETTRGFHAVMNLFLLPLWFLSGAMFPVDGAAPVLQVVMWGNPVSYAVSGLRHGFHGFAGTPAALAGPGVCLAVTGAFAVLMTGLAVWQVRRPFFQT; translated from the coding sequence ATGAGTGCACTGCGCACCATCGGGGCCCTCACGGCCCGTGAAATGCTCAAGTTTGTCCGCGACCGGAGCCGCGTGCTGGGCGCCCTCGCACAACCGCTGGCCCTCTGGCTCCTGCTGGGGCTGGGGTTTCAGAACACCTTTCAGCCCCCGCAGGGCAGCGTCGGGGGGAGCTACGGGGCGTTTCTCCTGCCGGGCATCCTCGCCCTGGTGCTTCTCTTCACCGCCATCTTCTCCACCATCTCCATCGTCGAGGAGCGCACGTCGGGCTTCCTTCAGGCCGTTCTGGTCGCCCCCACCCCGCGTACGGCGCTCGTCTTCGGCACCACCCTGGGGGGCACCCTGCTGGCCACGGTTCAGGCCCTGCTGTTTCTGGGCGCCCTGCCGCTCATCGACCTCTCGCCCGGCGTGGCGGGGGTGGGCATGATCGTGGCCGTGTGCCTCCTCACGGGCCTGGCCTTCACCGCCCTCGGCTTCGCCATCGCGTGGCGCATGGAGACCACGCGCGGCTTCCACGCGGTCATGAACCTGTTTCTGCTGCCGCTCTGGTTTCTGTCGGGGGCCATGTTTCCGGTGGACGGGGCGGCGCCGGTGCTGCAGGTCGTGATGTGGGGCAACCCGGTCTCCTACGCCGTCAGCGGCCTCCGGCACGGCTTCCACGGGTTCGCCGGCACGCCCGCCGCCCTGGCGGGGCCGGGCGTGTGCCTGGCCGTGACCGGTGCCTTCGCGGTGCTCATGACGGGGCTGGCAGTGTGGCAGGTGCGCCGGCCCTTCTTCCAAACGTGA
- a CDS encoding ribonuclease HII, producing MLSHERRLWADGYERVAGLDEAGRGCLAGPVVAAAVIMPPQVEITAIQDSKALSEGQRLDARATIEDEAVAASIARCSPTEIDDRNILQAALEAMRRAASGCRPPPDFVLVDGNQWDRNLVDAPWPHETVVKGDAKSQSIAAASILAKTERDALMRDLHEAHPEYDWASNVGYPTQQHYDALREHGATPHHRQSFTLFRD from the coding sequence ATGCTTTCCCACGAACGTCGGCTCTGGGCCGACGGCTACGAACGTGTGGCCGGGCTCGACGAGGCCGGGCGAGGGTGCCTGGCCGGTCCGGTCGTTGCCGCCGCCGTCATCATGCCGCCACAGGTTGAGATCACGGCCATTCAGGACAGCAAGGCGCTCTCCGAAGGGCAGCGCCTCGACGCCCGGGCCACGATCGAAGACGAAGCCGTGGCCGCGTCCATTGCCCGCTGCTCTCCGACGGAGATTGACGACCGCAACATTCTCCAGGCGGCCCTCGAAGCCATGCGCCGGGCTGCGTCTGGTTGCCGGCCCCCTCCCGACTTTGTGCTCGTGGACGGCAACCAGTGGGACCGGAACCTCGTCGATGCGCCGTGGCCCCACGAGACGGTCGTGAAGGGGGACGCAAAGAGCCAGTCCATCGCCGCCGCGTCCATCCTCGCAAAGACCGAGCGGGACGCCCTCATGCGCGACCTGCACGAGGCACATCCCGAGTACGACTGGGCGTCGAATGTCGGCTACCCCACCCAGCAGCACTACGACGCGCTCCGCGAGCACGGCGCGACGCCCCACCACCGCCAGTCGTTCACGCTTTTTCGGGACTGA
- the pckA gene encoding phosphoenolpyruvate carboxykinase (ATP), producing the protein MSDLDLSQYGITPDTTLRNADPARLYEEAIHYDPTAAIAHSGALTIRSGEKTGRSPADKRIVRHPNSEDDIWWGPINMEIDDHTFEINKERAQDYLNTRQRIYVMDGFAGWDPAHRLKVRIICSRPYHALFMHNMLIRPSQEELASFGEPDFVIYNAGEFPANRQTKHMSSKTSVDLSFENQEMVILGTEYAGEMKKGVFTVMHYLMPKKDVLSMHCSANEGDEGDVSLFFGLSGTGKTTLSADPNRKLIGDDEHCWSDDGVFNIEGGCYAKAVGLSEEEEPEIYNAIRYGTVLENMVYDEDTRAVDYDDTSITQNTRASYPLDYIDRAKIPGMGGHPDNIIFLTYDAFGVMPPVSKLTPEQAMYHFISGYTAKVAGTEVGVDEPQATFSACFGAAFLVWPPDKYAEMLAEKIRAHDAEAWLVNTGITGGPYGVGHRVPLEHTRAMIDAIHDGSLLDAPKKTEPVFGLDVPTECPNVPNDILMPRETWDDPQAYDEKAEHLVGLFHDHFEKYEDEAAPAIAEAGPQLQAA; encoded by the coding sequence ATGTCCGATCTTGACCTGTCTCAGTACGGCATCACCCCCGACACCACGCTCCGCAACGCGGATCCGGCGCGCCTCTACGAGGAGGCCATCCACTACGACCCCACGGCCGCCATCGCCCACAGCGGCGCCCTCACCATCCGCTCGGGCGAAAAGACCGGCCGCAGTCCCGCCGACAAGCGCATCGTGCGCCACCCCAACAGCGAGGACGACATCTGGTGGGGGCCGATTAACATGGAGATCGACGACCACACCTTCGAGATCAACAAGGAGCGGGCGCAGGACTACCTCAACACCCGCCAGCGCATCTACGTGATGGACGGGTTCGCCGGCTGGGACCCGGCGCACCGCCTCAAGGTGCGCATCATTTGCTCCCGGCCCTACCACGCCCTCTTCATGCACAACATGCTGATCCGGCCTTCCCAGGAGGAGCTGGCGTCCTTCGGTGAGCCGGATTTCGTGATCTACAACGCGGGCGAATTCCCGGCCAACCGGCAGACCAAGCACATGAGCTCGAAGACGAGCGTGGATCTGTCGTTCGAGAACCAGGAGATGGTCATCCTCGGCACCGAGTACGCCGGGGAAATGAAGAAGGGCGTCTTTACGGTGATGCACTACCTGATGCCCAAGAAGGACGTGCTCTCGATGCACTGCTCGGCGAACGAGGGGGACGAGGGGGACGTCTCGCTCTTCTTCGGCCTCAGCGGCACCGGCAAGACGACCCTGTCCGCCGATCCGAACCGCAAGCTCATCGGCGACGACGAGCACTGCTGGAGCGACGACGGCGTCTTCAACATTGAAGGGGGCTGCTACGCCAAGGCAGTGGGGCTGTCCGAGGAGGAGGAGCCGGAGATTTACAACGCCATCCGCTACGGCACCGTGCTCGAAAACATGGTCTACGACGAGGACACCCGGGCGGTGGACTACGACGACACCTCCATCACCCAAAACACCCGCGCCTCCTATCCGCTCGACTACATCGACCGGGCCAAGATTCCGGGGATGGGGGGGCACCCGGACAACATCATCTTCCTCACGTACGACGCGTTCGGGGTGATGCCGCCAGTCAGCAAGCTCACGCCCGAGCAGGCCATGTACCACTTTATCAGCGGGTACACGGCAAAGGTGGCCGGCACGGAGGTGGGCGTCGACGAGCCGCAGGCCACGTTCAGCGCCTGCTTCGGCGCCGCGTTCCTCGTGTGGCCGCCGGACAAGTACGCCGAAATGCTGGCCGAAAAAATCCGCGCGCACGACGCCGAGGCGTGGCTCGTGAACACGGGCATCACCGGCGGCCCGTACGGCGTGGGCCACCGCGTGCCGCTCGAGCACACCCGCGCCATGATCGACGCCATCCACGACGGCTCGCTGCTGGACGCGCCGAAGAAGACGGAGCCGGTCTTCGGCCTCGACGTGCCGACCGAGTGCCCCAACGTGCCCAACGACATTTTGATGCCGCGCGAGACGTGGGACGATCCCCAGGCCTACGACGAGAAGGCCGAGCACCTCGTGGGCCTTTTCCACGATCACTTCGAGAAATACGAAGACGAGGCCGCCCCGGCGATTGCCGAGGCCGGTCCACAGCTGCAGGCGGCGTAA
- a CDS encoding phytoene desaturase family protein, with product MANADAIVVGSGPNGLGAAVVLARAGWDVHVIEQADAVGGAARSEEVTRPGFVHDLGSAIHPLAAASPLFRRLPLDEYGLSWVQPDLPLAHPLDGGRAVAMHQSLEETALGLGGDAGRYRWLNGPLADRWRAVLDEVLQPVLHLPRAPLLLARFGLRAIWPAQLLGQGLFRTEEARALLAGLAAHSNLPLSALGSTAFGLVLGMAGHAVGWPFPKGGAGAITQALADYLRDLGGTIETGRRVHSVDELPPSRTVVLNLTPRQVLRVARPRLPARYETQLTQYRYGAAAFKVDYALSDPIPWAAEACGRAGTVHVGGTLNEIAASERAVAQGRVPERPYVLLAQHSRFDESRAPGDQHTAWAYCHVPNGATADATAQVERQIERFAPGFRDTILERHVMGPQALEAWNPNLVGGDINGGALDLGQLIARPALRWSPYRIPARTARGAQLYMASASTPPGGGVHGMAGRHAAHTVLADAGQDV from the coding sequence ATGGCCAACGCTGACGCCATTGTCGTGGGGTCGGGTCCGAACGGGCTCGGGGCCGCCGTCGTGCTCGCCCGGGCCGGGTGGGACGTACACGTGATCGAGCAGGCCGACGCCGTCGGCGGCGCGGCGCGCTCGGAAGAGGTGACGCGTCCGGGCTTCGTCCACGACCTCGGCTCCGCCATCCACCCGCTCGCCGCGGCGTCGCCCCTGTTCCGGCGGCTCCCCCTCGACGAGTACGGCCTGTCGTGGGTGCAGCCGGACCTGCCGCTCGCCCATCCGCTGGACGGGGGGCGGGCCGTGGCGATGCACCAGTCCCTGGAGGAGACCGCCCTCGGGCTCGGGGGCGACGCGGGGCGCTACCGGTGGCTCAACGGGCCGCTCGCGGACCGGTGGCGGGCCGTCCTCGACGAGGTGCTCCAGCCGGTGCTCCACCTGCCGCGTGCCCCCCTGCTCCTGGCGCGGTTCGGCCTGCGGGCGATCTGGCCCGCGCAGCTTCTGGGGCAGGGCCTCTTCCGGACGGAGGAGGCGCGGGCCCTGCTCGCGGGACTGGCCGCCCACTCCAACCTGCCGCTCTCGGCGCTCGGGTCGACGGCCTTCGGCCTCGTCCTCGGAATGGCCGGGCACGCGGTGGGGTGGCCGTTTCCGAAGGGGGGCGCCGGGGCCATCACGCAGGCACTGGCGGACTACCTGCGTGACCTGGGCGGGACCATCGAGACGGGCCGCCGCGTGCATTCCGTCGACGAGCTGCCCCCGTCCCGGACGGTGGTGCTCAACCTGACGCCCCGGCAGGTCCTGCGCGTCGCCCGGCCGCGGCTGCCCGCCCGCTACGAAACGCAGCTGACGCAGTACCGCTACGGCGCGGCGGCCTTCAAGGTCGACTACGCCCTCAGCGACCCGATTCCGTGGGCCGCCGAGGCCTGCGGGCGGGCCGGAACCGTGCACGTGGGCGGCACGCTGAACGAGATTGCCGCCTCGGAGCGGGCCGTGGCGCAGGGGCGGGTGCCGGAGCGCCCGTACGTGCTGCTGGCCCAGCACAGCCGCTTCGACGAGAGCCGCGCCCCCGGCGACCAGCACACCGCGTGGGCCTACTGCCACGTCCCCAACGGGGCGACCGCAGACGCGACGGCCCAGGTTGAACGGCAGATCGAGCGGTTCGCGCCCGGCTTCCGGGACACCATTCTGGAGCGGCACGTCATGGGCCCGCAGGCGCTGGAGGCCTGGAACCCGAACCTCGTGGGCGGGGACATCAACGGGGGCGCCCTGGACCTCGGGCAGCTCATCGCACGGCCGGCCCTTCGGTGGAGCCCGTACCGCATTCCGGCCCGTACGGCCCGCGGGGCGCAGCTCTACATGGCCTCCGCCTCGACCCCGCCCGGCGGGGGCGTGCACGGCATGGCGGGCCGCCACGCCGCCCACACCGTGCTCGCGGACGCGGGGCAGGACGTGTAG
- the ade gene encoding adenine deaminase — protein MPASFSIAGRLVDLHARAIRPATVHVQDGVIARIEPAETVPERHLLPGFIDAHVHVESAMLPPSEFARAAVRHGTVGTVSDPHEIANVLGVEGVEYMIADGRPVPFHFAFGAPSCVPATPFETSGAELGPDAVSALLDRDDVPYLSEMMDYPGAIDGAPNVLAKIRAAQVRDKPVDGHAPGLRGDDVAQYAAAGIETDHECVSIEEAREKLEAGMKIAIREGSAAKNFDELIPLMDEAPDRLMFCSDDRHPDALAEGHIDTLVRRALNRGYDRFDVLRAACVHPVEHYGLDVGLLREGDPADFIVVDDLDALNVQETYVEGALVAEEGETHIEHVASDVVNRFDAEPVAPADFRVPAGGDRLRVITAVDNQLGTGEEVVTTPTDDGYAVADPDRDVLKLAVVNRYTEESTPAVAFVRGFGLDGGALASSVAHDSHNVVAVGARDDALARAVNAVVRAEGGISAAAEGTQVLPLPIAGLMSDEPYDVVARRYTRLTDYVRAELGSAMDAPFMTLSFLSLLVIPQLKLSDRGLFDGAAFEFVDRFVD, from the coding sequence ATGCCCGCCTCGTTTTCGATCGCCGGCCGCCTCGTCGACCTGCACGCCCGCGCAATCCGGCCGGCCACCGTGCACGTCCAGGACGGCGTGATTGCGCGCATCGAGCCGGCCGAGACGGTGCCGGAGCGGCATCTGCTGCCCGGGTTTATCGACGCGCACGTCCACGTCGAGAGCGCGATGCTGCCGCCGTCGGAATTTGCGCGGGCGGCGGTGCGGCACGGGACCGTGGGCACGGTAAGCGACCCGCACGAGATCGCCAACGTGCTCGGTGTGGAGGGGGTCGAGTACATGATTGCGGATGGCCGCCCGGTGCCGTTCCACTTCGCGTTCGGCGCGCCGTCGTGCGTGCCGGCCACGCCCTTCGAGACGAGCGGGGCGGAACTCGGGCCGGACGCGGTATCGGCATTGCTGGACCGCGACGACGTGCCCTATCTGAGTGAAATGATGGACTACCCCGGCGCCATCGATGGGGCCCCGAACGTGCTGGCAAAAATTCGGGCCGCGCAGGTGCGCGACAAGCCGGTGGACGGGCACGCGCCCGGTCTGCGGGGGGACGACGTGGCACAGTACGCGGCCGCCGGCATCGAGACCGACCACGAGTGTGTTTCGATTGAGGAGGCGCGCGAGAAGCTAGAGGCGGGGATGAAAATCGCGATTCGGGAGGGCTCGGCGGCCAAGAACTTCGACGAACTGATTCCGCTGATGGACGAGGCGCCGGACCGCCTCATGTTCTGCAGTGACGACCGGCACCCGGACGCCCTCGCGGAGGGACACATCGACACCCTCGTCCGCCGCGCCCTCAATCGCGGATACGACCGGTTTGACGTGCTCCGTGCCGCCTGCGTGCATCCGGTCGAGCACTACGGGCTGGACGTGGGGCTGCTGCGTGAGGGGGACCCGGCGGACTTTATCGTGGTGGACGACCTGGACGCGCTGAATGTACAAGAGACGTACGTCGAGGGCGCCCTCGTTGCCGAAGAAGGGGAGACGCACATCGAGCACGTTGCGTCCGACGTCGTCAATCGCTTCGACGCGGAACCGGTCGCACCGGCGGATTTTCGGGTGCCGGCGGGCGGCGATCGGCTCCGTGTGATCACTGCCGTCGACAATCAGTTGGGTACCGGGGAAGAGGTCGTGACGACGCCGACCGACGACGGATACGCCGTGGCGGACCCGGACCGCGACGTGCTCAAGCTTGCCGTGGTGAATCGGTATACGGAAGAGAGCACGCCGGCCGTGGCCTTCGTCCGGGGCTTTGGGCTCGACGGGGGCGCCCTTGCCTCCAGCGTGGCCCACGACTCCCACAACGTGGTGGCCGTGGGGGCTCGTGATGACGCCCTGGCCCGGGCCGTGAATGCGGTGGTGCGGGCGGAGGGCGGCATCAGTGCGGCGGCGGAGGGCACGCAGGTCCTGCCGCTCCCCATCGCCGGCCTCATGAGCGACGAGCCGTACGACGTAGTGGCCCGGCGCTACACGCGCCTCACCGACTACGTTCGGGCAGAGCTGGGCAGCGCGATGGACGCGCCGTTCATGACGCTCTCGTTCCTGTCGCTGCTTGTCATTCCGCAGCTCAAGCTCAGCGACCGGGGCCTCTTCGACGGGGCGGCGTTCGAGTTCGTGGACCGGTTCGTCGATTGA
- a CDS encoding COG3650 family protein: MNGRQTGLRYIVGGVLLGAAVLLGGGCGGDPQEGRDAPETAPTTEEESPAQRRAVQCRGPEGGVVTFRALVRPDSLALRVPAAFGGDTRHLVAAQAASGAKYEGGAATVWSKGGTATVEIDGQRLENCTIAPQTEPQDEHPPNLQFRAVGQEPGWIVEVTDDSLRFAWAYGQHEVTAAQFVTDTDDERVLYSASTDRGPLRVVARPQYCTDPMNGRLFSHTVTVTLAGDVHTGCGHPTR; this comes from the coding sequence ATGAACGGCAGACAGACAGGTCTTCGGTACATCGTGGGGGGCGTGCTGCTGGGGGCGGCCGTGCTGCTCGGTGGCGGGTGTGGGGGAGACCCTCAAGAAGGCCGAGACGCCCCCGAGACGGCTCCGACGACCGAAGAGGAGTCGCCGGCACAGAGGCGTGCCGTGCAGTGCAGGGGGCCGGAGGGGGGCGTGGTGACGTTCCGGGCGCTCGTCCGTCCCGACTCGCTCGCGCTACGGGTGCCCGCAGCGTTTGGGGGCGACACGCGTCACCTTGTGGCGGCACAGGCCGCCAGCGGGGCGAAGTACGAAGGCGGTGCCGCCACGGTCTGGAGCAAGGGCGGCACGGCCACCGTCGAAATCGATGGCCAGCGCCTCGAGAATTGCACCATCGCGCCTCAGACGGAGCCACAGGACGAGCATCCTCCCAATCTGCAGTTTCGGGCGGTGGGGCAGGAACCCGGATGGATCGTGGAGGTGACCGACGACAGCCTCCGGTTTGCCTGGGCTTACGGGCAGCATGAGGTCACCGCCGCCCAGTTCGTCACAGACACGGACGACGAGCGCGTGCTCTACAGCGCCAGCACGGACCGTGGTCCCCTGCGTGTCGTGGCCCGGCCCCAGTACTGCACGGATCCGATGAACGGGCGGTTGTTTAGCCATACGGTCACCGTCACGCTTGCCGGCGATGTGCACACCGGCTGCGGACACCCGACGCGGTAG
- the thrC gene encoding threonine synthase: MQYLSTRTPAHRVSLSTALQDGLAPDGGLYVPERFPTLGPEAFAGCTTIEAVAERLLRPFAEGDGLADVLPGICEAMFGFPVPLREIGRGTSVLELFHGPTAAFKDVGARFLADSLARLNEGAAQPLTILVATSGDTGAAVAAAFWKKPNVEVVVLYPKGKVSDRQEQQLTGWSDNVQTVAVRGVFDDCQTLVKEAFQDEAWQERLRLSSANSINIGRLLPQMTYYAYASLRHWRAHGTRPNVIVPSGNLGNGLACLYARECGLPIGEVVFATNENRPVTHYLETGEYEAFETQETLATAMDVGNPSNMERLRHHYSGSGGAEALHDAIGAERVTDEQIERHVRQGPEAWDTVWDPHTATAVEAREHLDPDDEHEWILVATAHPAKFPEVVEPLVGHAVDVPEPLAEVMARSHPVPEVDPTLSAVADVVFEDRRPDATEHA, encoded by the coding sequence GTGCAGTATTTGAGCACCCGCACCCCCGCCCATCGCGTTTCCCTCTCCACGGCGCTGCAGGACGGACTGGCGCCGGACGGGGGGCTGTACGTGCCCGAACGGTTTCCGACCCTCGGGCCCGAGGCGTTTGCGGGATGCACCACGATCGAGGCGGTGGCGGAGCGGCTTCTGCGCCCGTTTGCGGAGGGGGACGGCCTGGCGGACGTGCTGCCGGGGATCTGCGAGGCGATGTTTGGCTTTCCGGTGCCGCTGCGCGAGATCGGCCGGGGGACGAGCGTCCTCGAACTCTTCCACGGCCCCACGGCGGCGTTTAAGGACGTGGGGGCGCGCTTCCTGGCCGACAGCCTTGCCCGTCTCAACGAAGGGGCCGCGCAGCCGCTTACCATCCTCGTGGCCACCTCCGGCGACACCGGCGCGGCCGTGGCGGCGGCCTTCTGGAAGAAGCCCAACGTCGAGGTCGTCGTCCTCTACCCGAAGGGCAAGGTGTCCGACCGGCAGGAGCAGCAGCTCACCGGGTGGAGCGACAACGTGCAGACCGTGGCCGTCCGCGGCGTGTTTGACGACTGCCAGACGCTCGTGAAGGAGGCCTTTCAGGACGAGGCGTGGCAGGAGCGCCTGCGCCTCTCCTCCGCCAACAGCATCAACATCGGGCGTCTGCTGCCGCAGATGACGTACTACGCCTACGCCAGCCTCCGGCACTGGCGCGCCCACGGCACCCGCCCCAACGTGATCGTGCCGTCCGGCAACCTGGGCAACGGGCTCGCCTGCCTGTACGCCCGCGAGTGCGGGCTGCCGATTGGGGAGGTCGTCTTCGCGACGAACGAGAACCGCCCCGTCACGCACTACCTGGAGACCGGCGAGTACGAGGCGTTTGAGACGCAGGAAACCCTGGCGACGGCGATGGACGTGGGCAATCCCAGCAACATGGAGCGCCTGCGCCACCACTATTCCGGCAGCGGTGGAGCGGAGGCACTGCACGATGCCATCGGCGCCGAGCGCGTCACCGACGAGCAGATCGAACGGCACGTCCGCCAGGGGCCCGAGGCCTGGGACACGGTGTGGGACCCCCACACGGCCACCGCGGTCGAGGCCCGCGAGCATCTCGACCCCGACGACGAGCACGAGTGGATCCTGGTGGCCACCGCGCACCCGGCCAAGTTTCCGGAGGTGGTGGAGCCGCTCGTGGGGCACGCGGTCGACGTGCCCGAACCACTGGCCGAGGTGATGGCGCGGTCGCATCCCGTCCCCGAGGTGGACCCGACGCTCTCGGCGGTGGCGGACGTGGTGTTCGAGGACCGCAGGCCCGACGCGACGGAGCACGCGTAG
- a CDS encoding AMP-dependent synthetase/ligase — protein MPAQVEFDTIPEMVLRLCDRYRGRERPVLRHKVRGDGWQEITWEGFQDRVQALAGYLHRQSVREGDRVALLSENRPEWAVSDLGTQLIGAANVSIYTSLPPSKVAHILRDSGAKVCIVSVPVQRKKIEEIADTCPELEEVIVMSETADDPPVPMTHWDDALAAGREHWSEHEAELTGIAESIAPGDTSALIYTSGTTGQPKGVVLTHRNFCSNVKGALRRIPIGEDDHHLSFLPLSHAFERTAGHTAVLAAGATISYAESIEAVSQNLQEVQPTLMISVPRMFEKVYKRVTKQAKEGGPLKQALFDWAVGVGERHAEAQQKTGSGPNLLLRGQRAVAHRLVFSKLHEKLGGNLRFAASGGAALPEEIGTFFQAAGVTIIEGYGLTETAPVLTINPLDAPRYGTVGHVMPGVTVAIQPLEENEPAGAVSGSDYPTSLSTPEGEILVKGPNVMKEYWNQPEETRAAFGPDGWYHTGDVGRFEEGYLKITDRIKHMIVTEGGKNVYPGPIEETFKTKNWINQIVVVGEGRPFLAALVVPDFDALRMRARDEGIDESTCDDAELLHHDAAQALFQDVFTAYNRDAAAHEKIRNFRLLGEPFTVEEGTLTPTLKLRRSVIRERHADLIDEMYEEFGR, from the coding sequence ATGCCCGCACAGGTCGAATTCGACACCATTCCCGAGATGGTTCTCCGCCTTTGTGATCGGTACCGAGGGCGGGAGCGGCCGGTGCTGCGGCACAAGGTCCGGGGCGACGGGTGGCAGGAAATCACCTGGGAGGGCTTCCAGGATCGGGTGCAGGCCCTGGCCGGCTACCTGCATCGGCAGAGTGTGCGCGAGGGCGATCGGGTCGCCCTGCTCTCGGAAAACCGTCCGGAGTGGGCCGTCAGCGACCTGGGGACGCAGCTCATTGGGGCGGCGAACGTCTCGATCTACACGTCCCTTCCGCCCTCGAAAGTAGCCCACATCCTCCGGGACTCCGGGGCCAAAGTGTGCATCGTGTCCGTGCCGGTCCAGCGCAAGAAGATCGAGGAGATTGCGGACACGTGCCCCGAGCTCGAAGAGGTGATCGTAATGAGCGAGACGGCGGACGACCCGCCCGTCCCCATGACGCACTGGGACGATGCCCTGGCGGCGGGCCGCGAGCACTGGAGCGAGCACGAGGCGGAGCTTACCGGCATTGCGGAGTCGATCGCGCCGGGGGACACCAGCGCCCTCATCTACACGAGCGGCACCACCGGCCAGCCGAAGGGGGTGGTGCTAACCCACCGCAACTTCTGCTCGAACGTAAAGGGCGCCCTGCGGCGCATCCCCATCGGGGAGGACGATCACCACCTTTCGTTCCTGCCCCTCTCGCACGCCTTCGAGCGGACGGCGGGCCACACGGCCGTGCTCGCCGCCGGGGCCACCATCAGCTACGCGGAAAGCATCGAGGCGGTCAGCCAAAACCTCCAGGAGGTGCAGCCGACCCTCATGATCTCGGTGCCGCGCATGTTCGAGAAGGTGTACAAACGCGTGACGAAGCAGGCCAAGGAGGGAGGACCCCTCAAGCAGGCCCTCTTCGACTGGGCGGTTGGGGTGGGCGAACGGCACGCTGAGGCCCAGCAGAAGACCGGCTCGGGACCGAACCTGCTGTTGCGTGGGCAGCGGGCGGTGGCCCACCGTCTGGTCTTTTCCAAACTGCACGAGAAACTCGGTGGAAACCTCCGGTTCGCCGCCTCCGGCGGGGCGGCGCTGCCCGAAGAGATTGGCACCTTCTTCCAGGCCGCGGGCGTGACCATCATCGAGGGCTACGGCCTTACGGAGACGGCCCCCGTCCTCACGATCAATCCCCTGGACGCCCCCCGCTACGGCACCGTCGGCCACGTCATGCCCGGCGTGACGGTCGCCATTCAGCCGCTGGAGGAGAACGAGCCGGCCGGGGCGGTCAGTGGCAGCGACTACCCCACATCCCTCTCCACGCCGGAAGGGGAGATTCTGGTGAAGGGCCCCAACGTGATGAAGGAGTACTGGAATCAACCCGAAGAGACACGGGCGGCCTTCGGCCCGGACGGGTGGTATCACACCGGCGACGTCGGACGCTTCGAGGAGGGCTACCTCAAGATTACGGACCGGATCAAGCACATGATCGTCACGGAGGGCGGAAAGAACGTCTATCCCGGCCCGATCGAGGAGACGTTTAAGACCAAAAACTGGATCAACCAGATCGTCGTGGTGGGGGAGGGGCGTCCGTTTCTCGCGGCCCTGGTGGTGCCCGACTTCGACGCCCTCCGCATGCGGGCACGAGACGAGGGGATTGACGAGTCCACCTGTGACGATGCGGAGCTGCTGCACCACGACGCGGCGCAGGCCCTGTTTCAGGACGTCTTTACGGCCTACAACCGCGACGCGGCGGCCCACGAGAAAATTCGCAACTTCCGCCTCCTCGGCGAGCCGTTCACCGTCGAGGAGGGGACGCTCACCCCCACGCTCAAGCTCCGTCGCAGCGTCATCCGGGAGCGCCACGCGGACCTCATCGACGAGATGTACGAGGAGTTCGGCCGGTGA